A stretch of DNA from Variovorax paradoxus:
GAACAGCAGGCTGAACTTCTCGGGACTGGATACGCCCTATCCCTTCACGCTGGCCATCTTCCAGGCACGCACGACGGCGCTGTTGCAGCAACGCGCGATCGAACTGGGCGCCGTCGTGCGGCGCGGCCATCGTTTCGTGGGACTCGAAGAACGTGCGTCCTCGGTCATCTCCACCATCGAAGGACCCGAGGGTTCGTACACGGTCGAATCGGACTACCTCGTGGGTTGCGATGGCACCCGCAGCACCGTTCGCGGCGCGGCCGGCATCGACTTCACTGGCACACAGGCCACCGTACTGGGATGGCTCGGAGACGTCGAGCTTCGCGATCCACCGCCCGAGCCCGTCCTCTACAAGTGGAGCCTGAACGGAATGGGGATGGTCGTCAGGCTGGCGGATGGTCGCTACCGCATCGTCGGGATCAATCCTCACGACATCCGCACGGACTGGCCGGGCGACTTCACCATTGAAGAGCTGAAGACGAATTCGATCGCCATCTTCGGAACGGATTTCGGTCTGCATTCGCCCTGCTGGTTGTCGCGTTACGGCAATACCAGCCGCCAGGCGACAACCTATCGAAAGGGCCGCGTCATCCTGGCTGGCGATGCGGCGCACCAGCACTTTCCTGCAGGAGGCGTCGGTCTGAACGTCGGCGTCCAGGACGCCATGAACCTGGGCTGGAAGCTTGCTGCGACTGTTCATGGCTGGGCACCGGGAGGGCTGCTCGACAGCTACCACGATGAACGCCACCCGGTCGGTCAGGACCTGCTCGAGCATACGCAGGCCCAGACCGCGCTCATGAGCGCGTTCACGGTCGAAGGCCAGGAACTGCGGTCCTTTCTCACCAAGCTGATGAAAGAGCGCCCCGAGATCGAGGTCTCACTGACCGAGCGGTTGACGGGACTTCATGTGGCGTATCCCTCGCCGCAGGGTCATCCGCTGGCAGGCACGCGTGCACCGGATCTGACATTCGTCGGAAGCGATGAGCACCTGTTTTCCATGATGCGCGAAGGCAAGTACATCCTGCTGGATCTTTCCCACGCCGACGATGCATCGCCCGTCCAGAACGCCCACGTCCGGAACGCCCATCCAAACAGGCATTGCCACCGCGGCGCGCTGTCGGGTGAACAGCGCAGCGCATGGTCGGCCGTCACCGCAGCGCTGATTCGACCGGACGGGTATGTGGCGTGGGCCTGCGAACAGACGGACCCTGCGAAGCTCGCTGGCGAACTCGATCGGGCGCTCAGCGCCACGCATCGCCTCACCGCGGCTCAGGCGCAAGGTGCCGCCAGGACCGAACCCGCGCAGCAAGTCTGACCAGGAGACGGCAATGTCTGCTCAGGCCACAGCCCAACCGCGCCCAGCCTCGCAAGGGCACATTCGAATCAGCAACCTCTCGAAGTCATTCGGCTCGACCAGCAGCGAGAGCGTGCTCGCCCTCGATTCGGTCGACTGCACGATCGAGAAGGGAAGCTTCGTGTCGATCGTCGGTCCCAGCGGGTGCGGCAAGACGACATTGCTGCGGATGGTGGCCGGCCTGATGCAGGCGACGCACGGCACCGTGTCGATCGATGGCCAGGTCGTCACTGGAACCCGGCGCGATGTCGGTGTCGTTTTCCAGAGCTCCATCCTCTTGCCTTGGAGGACAGTGATCGAGAACGTCCTCCTTCCGGCGGAGATTCTTCGCCTCGACATGCGAGCCTCCCGTCAACGGGCGATGGACTTGCTGCGGCTGGTCAAGTTGGAGGGGTTCGAGAACAAGCTGCCACGTCAACTGAGCGGCGGCATGCAGCAACGAGCGTCGATCGCCCGCGCCCTCCTTCATGACCCGAAGGTACTGCTCATGGACGAGCCGTTCGGAGCGCTGGACGCGCTGACCAGGGAAAAGATGAATCTTGAGCTGCAGCGCATCTGGATGGAGAGCGGCAAGACAGTCATCCTGATCACCCACTCCATACCGGAAGCCATCTTTCTGGGTGACAGCGTCTTCGTGATGACGCCGCGACCCGGTGCACTGAAGCGTGTCATCAAGGTCGATCTGCCCCGGCCGCGTGGCATGAGCGCGATGGGCGCGTCGGAATTCGTCCGTGTCTCTGACGAAATTCGCGAGATCTTTTCCCACAGCGGCAACTTCGATTGAACGACATGAACGCAACCACCACACCTTCAGGACGGGCCGTGCAACCGCACGCGAAACATCGAAGCCGAGTTCCATCGACTCGCCTTGCTTCGGTGGCCCTGTTTCTTGCGTTGGTCTTCACCTGGGAGTTCGGCGTCCGCTTCTTCGAGGTTCCGAAGTTCCTGTTGCCTCCATTGAGCGACGTTCTCTCCGCGATGTACAACGGGTTCGCCAAGTCACCCATGGCCAAGGATGGCTTCTGGTATCACACCTTCGTGACGTCGTGGGAAATCCTGATCGGCTTCTCGCTCGGAAGCCTGATTGGCCTGGCCCTGGCCATGGCCATCGCCGAGGTGGACTATCTGGAGCGGATGCTGCAGCCCTATATCGCTGCACTCCAGAGCCTTCCAAAGGTCGCAGTGGCTCCGATCATCGTCACCTGGATGGGTTTCGGCATGAGTTCGAAAGTCGCCATCGTTTGCCTGATCACGTTCTTTCCGGTGTTTGTCACCAGTCTGGCGGGGTTCAAGGCCATCGATGCAGATCGTGTCGATCTTCTGAGGTCACTTTCCGCCACGCGCTGGCAGATCTTCGTCAAGTGCAAGTTTCCAAGCGCACTCCCCTACATCTTCGCCGGCCTGGACATGGCCGCAGCCTTCTCCGTCGTTGGCGCCGTCGTGGGCGAATTCGTCGGCGCACAGGCAGGCCTGGGAGTGCTGATCCTTCAACTCGAAGGGCAGCTTGATACGGGGGGAAGTTTCGCCGTCTTCATTCTCCTGTCGGTCATCGGAATTGCCCTCACGGGAGCGATTCGGGCTGTTCGCAAAAGGGTCCTCGGCTGGATGCCGGCCGACGAATCTCGCAACGCGGTCAGCGCGTAACGCGCACGGTCATTTTTTCGACACGACTTTTCAACACGAGGATCAACACATGATTGACAGGCGCTTCTTCAACCTTGCGCTGGGTGGCCTTCTTTCAGTACCTTTCGCTCACGCCCAGAGCCGCCGCATCGTCAAGGTGGCGAACCCAAACTCGACGGTCGACGTCTCGCAGGCATTCGTCACCTGCGGTCGGGATCCTCGGCTCAAGTTCTACGAGTCCGAAGGGTTGGACATCGAGTACGTGAACATGAGCAGTCAGACGCAGGCAATGCTGTCCATCGCGACCGGCCAAGCCGATACCGGGGCCCTGGTTCCAGCGTTGTTCCTTCCCGCGATTGCGAAGGAGCCGGGACTTGGCCTGCTTGCCATCTACAACTGGCTCCCGCGCAACGCGAACGTCGTTGTGGTCGACCCCGACAGCCCCGTGCGCGCCATCAGCGACCTCGCCGGCAAAAGAATCGGCATCCGCAACCAAGGAGACGGCGGCATTGCTCAACTGCAACTGATGTTGACGGAGCTTGGCGTGTCCACGCAGAACATCGACTTCATTGCCGTGGGTGACGGCGGGCTGGCCGGATCAGCGCTCAAGCAGAAAAAGGTCGATGCCCTGGTGACCTACGACACTGCCGCCGGTCGGATCGAGGCCGTCGGATTTCCACTGCGTTACTTACCGCTGCCGCCGCAGTATGAGAAGTTGCCAGCAGGCTGGTTCGGATTCCGCAAGAAGGACCTGAAGGACGACCGAAAGACCGTGGTGGGCTTTTGCCGCGGGATGGCCAAGTCGTCTCTGTTCGCCACCACCAACCTGGCAGCCGCACTCGATCTCCATTGGTCGCTTTACCCTGAGTCCAAGCCGAAGTCGACGTCCCCGGAGGCAGTGCGCAAGGAGATGAAGACCATCCTGGCCCAACGGCGCATCAACTGGGTTCGCAGGCCTGACGACCCGGACCCGCGGATGGGTGCCTCCAGCGCCGGCCAATGGAGGGGAACGATCGCAAGCGTCGCCAAGAGCAGTGGCAATCCGCTGCTGCCGCAGCAGATCGGCGATCCCGCAAACATCTTCACCAACGAGTTGATCGACGAAATCAACGACTTCGACAAGGCGGCGGTCGTGCGCCAGGCCAAGTCGTTCAAGGCATGACTTCGCCCGCTCTTCGCGCGAGGTCCGTTCGCATTCTTCATTCTTGCAATCAACAGTCTCCAGGAGAAATCATGACGACTTCTACACTCAGCGCACCCGACCGCTCAGAGCCGTCGGCGGTGGATCGCGGCCTCGGCCTGCTCATCGGCGGGGAGCTTTCCCCAGGCGATCGCCGCATGGATGTGGTGAATCCGGCAACCGGCAAGGTGGGTGCGACGTGTCCGCGCGCATCTGCTGCGCAGTTCGAAGCGGCCATCGCTGCTGCGAAGGCGGCGTTTCCCGCATGGAGCGCGTCACCCATCGGCCAACGTCGGGCCCTGCTTCACGAGATTGCCGATGTCATTGAAGCCAACAGCACCGAGCTGGCCAACTTGCTGATGCTCGAGCAAGGCAAGCCCCTGGCAGATGCGCTCTTTGAAATCGGCGGGACGGCGGCGTTCTTCCGGCACACCGCAGACGCGACGTTCGAGCCTCGCACGCTGGAAGACAGTGAGCGACGTCGCGCGCAGCTGCATCGCAGGCCACTGGGCGTTGTTGCAGTCATTGTTCCCTGGAACTTTCCCATGCTGATCATGGCCTTCAAGGTTCCGCCCGCCCTCCTGACGGGCAATACGGTCGTCATCAAGCCCGCTGCGACGACGCCGTTGACCACGCTGCGCTTTGCGAACCTGGTCGCCGATGTCGTACCGGCAGGTGTGATCAATGTCGTCACCGACGCGAATGATCTCGGCGACATCCTTGCATCGCATCCTGATGTCGCGAAGGTTTCATTCACGGGCTCGACCGCCACGGGCCTCAAGGTGATGGCCAATGCCGCGAGGTCTCTGAAGCGCGTCACGTTGGAATTGGGCGGAAACGACCCGGGTATCGTTCTTGACGATGCAGATCCAGAAGCGATCGCGCAAGCCATCTATCGCGGCGCATTCTTCAACAGCGGTCAAGCCTGCATCGCGCTCAAGAGGCTGTACGTTCCCGATGCCATGTACGACCGCATGTGCCAGGCGCTCGTGAAAATTGCTGCAAGCACGGTAATAGGAAGCGGTGTCGAAGCAAGCACCGTCAGCCCGCTGCAGAACAGGACACAGTACGAGCGCGTGAAAGATCTCCTGGCTGAGGCGCGGGCCCAGGGCCGAATCATCGGGGGTGGCGACGTACCTGAAGGCGGGGGCTTTTTCATTCAGCCGACGATTGTTGATGCCAACCGTGACGACAGCCTTCGCGTGGTCAGCGAAGAGCAATTTGGCCCCATTCTTCCTGTGCTTCGCTACACAGACATCGAAGATGCCATCGAACGGGCGAATTCTGGAAGCTATGGTCTGGGCGCTTCGGTGTGGTCTCCCGACATCGCGCGGGCAGAGAAGGTGGCCATGCAGCTCGACGCGGGGACGGTCTGGATCAATCAGCACATCGATCTTGCGCCCCATATTCCACAGGCCGGGGCAAAGAAGTCCGGGTTTGGCGTGGAGCTTGGCGAGGAAGGTCTGCTTGAGTTCACGCAGCTCCAGGTCATCAACATCAACAAGCAGTGACGGTGCGTCCTGCTTTGTCAAACCATCGCAATCTGATCAGAAAGACAGAGGAATACACATGAGCAATGGAATTCGAGCCGTCAACCCCTCCAAGCTGCCGAAGCTTTCCACAGTGATGTCACATGCTGTCGTCGTCGAGCGTGCCGGACTTGTCTATACCTCCGGGCAACTGGCTTGGGATGAGAACGGCGACCTGGTGGAAGGAAACCTTAGCGAGCAGTTCAGGCGCGCGTACGAGAACATCGACATCGTTCTCGAAGAAGCGGGAACCTCCCGCGCCAATGTGATCAACGAGACCATCTACCTGGCCGGCTATTCTCCTGAGAATGTTGGCGAACTGATCGGTGCGATCACGGCGGCACGGCTGCCTGGCGCAACGCCACCCGCGAGCGTCGCCGTCGGTGTTCAGACGTTGTTTGCACCCGGTTTCCTGGTCGAAATTCAGGTGGTAGCGACCGTTTAACCTCTGGAGGCCATTTCACGGAAGCTGTGATTCCCTTCTGGTGTATCACTGCAATCGTGAAGTGCACCCGGCTCACCGGCGCGATGCGTCCCTTGCTGCGGCGGGGATGGACATCGACTTGGTCACTCACGCGCACCGCGAGGGCCATCTCGCCTGACTGATCTTCTATTTTTCGGTGAGAAATTCGAGCAAGGCGCGTAGCGCGGCGCTTTTGTGGTTGCGGTGTGGATAGGTCGCGTACAACCATATCGACTTCGGCATCGCGTCTTTCAGTACTGGCACCAGTGCGCCGGAACCAAGATGTGCTCGCGCGAGAACCTCCGGCACGCAAGTGACGCCCAGTCCCTTGACTGCGAGAGCGATCAGAGGCGCGGCATCGTCCGCTTCGATGCGACTGCGCACATCAACGTACTTCGTCTCTCCGTCCACGACAAACGAGAGTCGGGATGCGCAGTCCCAGAGGGAATGTGTCAGCACGTCATGCGCCGCAAGATCCTCTGGCCGAGAAGGAATTCCACGGCGTGCCCAGTACTTTGGTGAGGCGCACAGAACCATGGGAACGGGCTGGAGTTTTCGCACAATGAGCTCACGCTGCTCGATGGGGCCTATTCGCAAGGCGACGTCGATCCCTCCGACGATGAGGTCTTCCTCGCGATTGCTCAGATGCAGGCTCACATGAACATCGGGATACTGGGCAACAAAGTCGTCGATGTTCTTGCCGAGAACGCCCAACGAGAGCCCATGCGGTGCAGCAAGCCGAAGCCTGCCTTTGGGGTGTGTTGCGAACCCTGCGAGTTCGTCCCGCAACTCGGAGATCAGCTTGAATATCGGGTCGAGGCGCTCATAGAGCGTCGCCCCCGCATCCGTGACCGTCACGGATCGCGTCGAACGGTTGAGCAAGCGAACGCCGACATCCTCCTCGAGGTGAGCGATGCTCTTCGTCACGTTGGCCTTCGACACTCGCAGCGCGAAAGCTGCGCGGGTGAAGCTCTTGCGAGCAGCTACTTCCTTGAATACGCGCAGTTGATGAAGGTCACTCATTGACTGTGCCGAGAGGATCGATGAGATGGAGCGCTGGCATCTTGGATCGCCAGACTCCCTAACGATCAAGCAGCTTCTTGGCCTCGGTCGGAAATGACGCTTCTACGCAGATGCTGACCGGAAAGCCAAACGCTTTGCTCAGCCCTCGCACCACGGGTCCAAGCGCGAAGACCAACGACGGGGCTTCCACGATCAGGATGCTTCCCGCACAACGCCCCTTGAGCTCGCTGCGGTTCTGCTTCAGCCACAGCGCCAGCCTTCGTCGGTCCTCATGGTTGCCATTGGGCCCTGAGATCGGGAGGTCTCGCGTCAAGAACACGAACCTCTCGCCGCGAGCGATGAGTGCGTTGAGGTCAACTTCCCAGTCGCTGGCTGAAATATCCGAGGACATCCAGACCAAGGGGAACTGAGTGCTATCGATACGCATGAGGATCCATCCAACTAACGGCGATAGACTATTTTATCTAACGACGTTAGATTGATCAATCGTATCGCTGATGGCCTGGACGGTTTCTGCGTAAAGAGGCGGGCGTGCCCCATGGCCTGCGTGCGGGGCATAGATAACGTCGGAGCGGGTGGCACGCGTCCGACAAGCTAGAGCGTGGACTTGAACCCTGCGATGAAAAGGTCGATGCCGTCACTGAATCGGCTATCGAAGTCCTCGCTGAAAAATGTGTGGCGTGCTTCCCAGCAATGCGGATACTTGCTCTGCGCCAACTGAAAGAAGGCATCTTTTCGGACGGCCACATCCATGGTGCTGTCGATCCCCAGTGCTTGCTCTTCCATGACGAAACCAAGGATGAAATACAGCAAGCTCAGACTTGCATTGGCTGCACGATGCGCGCTCGCACCGGATCGAACAAAAGCGCCGATCAAGGCATCGCTGGTGCGCAAGACGTTGTCTGTCACCACGTAGGTCCCTGCGAACACGCGAGCCCCGTCTCTGTGAGCCAGCAAAGCCTGACGGAGCTCGCGCGCTATCAAGCGGGCTTGATCGTCCCACGGCTGCGTCGGAGAAATGTCGCGCGCAACCGTCTCGACCAGAGCGTCTGCCATCCCGTCGATCAGCGCCTGCTTGTTGGGGAAATGCCAATAGAGCGAGGGCGCTTGGATCTGCAACGCCAGCGCCAACTTTCGCAGAGTCAAGCCCTCTATTCCGTCTTCCGCAAGGAGGGCCAACGCTGAACTGATTACCTGATCTCGTTGAATTCGCATGGTGCTTGAATCGCTTGGCTAAAACTAACAAAGTTAGTTTTAGCATTCGAAAACTTGGATAGGTGCGAACAGTTGCGCGCCCCCGCGCGCCCTCACTCCACCGTCACGCTTTTAGCGAGATTCCGCGGCTTGTCCACGTCCGTCCCACGCGCACACGCCGTGTGATAC
This window harbors:
- a CDS encoding FAD-dependent monooxygenase, producing MDFQVVISGGGPAGMWLACELRLANVSTLIIDQTAEIDPNSRALTIHPRTIEILASRGAHEQLLAEGARIPTGHFALLNSRLNFSGLDTPYPFTLAIFQARTTALLQQRAIELGAVVRRGHRFVGLEERASSVISTIEGPEGSYTVESDYLVGCDGTRSTVRGAAGIDFTGTQATVLGWLGDVELRDPPPEPVLYKWSLNGMGMVVRLADGRYRIVGINPHDIRTDWPGDFTIEELKTNSIAIFGTDFGLHSPCWLSRYGNTSRQATTYRKGRVILAGDAAHQHFPAGGVGLNVGVQDAMNLGWKLAATVHGWAPGGLLDSYHDERHPVGQDLLEHTQAQTALMSAFTVEGQELRSFLTKLMKERPEIEVSLTERLTGLHVAYPSPQGHPLAGTRAPDLTFVGSDEHLFSMMREGKYILLDLSHADDASPVQNAHVRNAHPNRHCHRGALSGEQRSAWSAVTAALIRPDGYVAWACEQTDPAKLAGELDRALSATHRLTAAQAQGAARTEPAQQV
- a CDS encoding ABC transporter ATP-binding protein, with product MSAQATAQPRPASQGHIRISNLSKSFGSTSSESVLALDSVDCTIEKGSFVSIVGPSGCGKTTLLRMVAGLMQATHGTVSIDGQVVTGTRRDVGVVFQSSILLPWRTVIENVLLPAEILRLDMRASRQRAMDLLRLVKLEGFENKLPRQLSGGMQQRASIARALLHDPKVLLMDEPFGALDALTREKMNLELQRIWMESGKTVILITHSIPEAIFLGDSVFVMTPRPGALKRVIKVDLPRPRGMSAMGASEFVRVSDEIREIFSHSGNFD
- a CDS encoding ABC transporter permease, whose protein sequence is MNATTTPSGRAVQPHAKHRSRVPSTRLASVALFLALVFTWEFGVRFFEVPKFLLPPLSDVLSAMYNGFAKSPMAKDGFWYHTFVTSWEILIGFSLGSLIGLALAMAIAEVDYLERMLQPYIAALQSLPKVAVAPIIVTWMGFGMSSKVAIVCLITFFPVFVTSLAGFKAIDADRVDLLRSLSATRWQIFVKCKFPSALPYIFAGLDMAAAFSVVGAVVGEFVGAQAGLGVLILQLEGQLDTGGSFAVFILLSVIGIALTGAIRAVRKRVLGWMPADESRNAVSA
- a CDS encoding ABC transporter substrate-binding protein; its protein translation is MIDRRFFNLALGGLLSVPFAHAQSRRIVKVANPNSTVDVSQAFVTCGRDPRLKFYESEGLDIEYVNMSSQTQAMLSIATGQADTGALVPALFLPAIAKEPGLGLLAIYNWLPRNANVVVVDPDSPVRAISDLAGKRIGIRNQGDGGIAQLQLMLTELGVSTQNIDFIAVGDGGLAGSALKQKKVDALVTYDTAAGRIEAVGFPLRYLPLPPQYEKLPAGWFGFRKKDLKDDRKTVVGFCRGMAKSSLFATTNLAAALDLHWSLYPESKPKSTSPEAVRKEMKTILAQRRINWVRRPDDPDPRMGASSAGQWRGTIASVAKSSGNPLLPQQIGDPANIFTNELIDEINDFDKAAVVRQAKSFKA
- a CDS encoding aldehyde dehydrogenase family protein gives rise to the protein MTTSTLSAPDRSEPSAVDRGLGLLIGGELSPGDRRMDVVNPATGKVGATCPRASAAQFEAAIAAAKAAFPAWSASPIGQRRALLHEIADVIEANSTELANLLMLEQGKPLADALFEIGGTAAFFRHTADATFEPRTLEDSERRRAQLHRRPLGVVAVIVPWNFPMLIMAFKVPPALLTGNTVVIKPAATTPLTTLRFANLVADVVPAGVINVVTDANDLGDILASHPDVAKVSFTGSTATGLKVMANAARSLKRVTLELGGNDPGIVLDDADPEAIAQAIYRGAFFNSGQACIALKRLYVPDAMYDRMCQALVKIAASTVIGSGVEASTVSPLQNRTQYERVKDLLAEARAQGRIIGGGDVPEGGGFFIQPTIVDANRDDSLRVVSEEQFGPILPVLRYTDIEDAIERANSGSYGLGASVWSPDIARAEKVAMQLDAGTVWINQHIDLAPHIPQAGAKKSGFGVELGEEGLLEFTQLQVININKQ
- a CDS encoding RidA family protein codes for the protein MSNGIRAVNPSKLPKLSTVMSHAVVVERAGLVYTSGQLAWDENGDLVEGNLSEQFRRAYENIDIVLEEAGTSRANVINETIYLAGYSPENVGELIGAITAARLPGATPPASVAVGVQTLFAPGFLVEIQVVATV
- a CDS encoding LysR family transcriptional regulator, coding for MSDLHQLRVFKEVAARKSFTRAAFALRVSKANVTKSIAHLEEDVGVRLLNRSTRSVTVTDAGATLYERLDPIFKLISELRDELAGFATHPKGRLRLAAPHGLSLGVLGKNIDDFVAQYPDVHVSLHLSNREEDLIVGGIDVALRIGPIEQRELIVRKLQPVPMVLCASPKYWARRGIPSRPEDLAAHDVLTHSLWDCASRLSFVVDGETKYVDVRSRIEADDAAPLIALAVKGLGVTCVPEVLARAHLGSGALVPVLKDAMPKSIWLYATYPHRNHKSAALRALLEFLTEK
- a CDS encoding TetR/AcrR family transcriptional regulator C-terminal domain-containing protein, producing MRIQRDQVISSALALLAEDGIEGLTLRKLALALQIQAPSLYWHFPNKQALIDGMADALVETVARDISPTQPWDDQARLIARELRQALLAHRDGARVFAGTYVVTDNVLRTSDALIGAFVRSGASAHRAANASLSLLYFILGFVMEEQALGIDSTMDVAVRKDAFFQLAQSKYPHCWEARHTFFSEDFDSRFSDGIDLFIAGFKSTL